From the Comamonas odontotermitis genome, one window contains:
- a CDS encoding RHS repeat-associated core domain-containing protein, with amino-acid sequence MPQGQTTPISAILDWIGQRSERFIRLWVLQLLAIAIALYACFPSTTFAQTIGSQRYTLYIDTDGGANSGTTGCSATVQDASGSQSLSGIDYQVHIDTTQDAAGATVNAVTLASCSNNAWGSPAPVESGARKLPSTTAAGKVTEHIEAAIPMAQLGVKPGQYLTLNVGASGDYLISPVSGQGNGSIGLTVPNPQASSATPVPLMSAALIAALAAAMAVAGWWGIKTGRIKGNAVVAICTIVLASSALVTGVVSAANALSKLSIHDTSIADWAGISALATDSEGDNVLNTPDLMALYGVISDGQLFIRIDANAGRTDGGGPIVSGNRDVSPFEKASDLPRFVSVPGLTAQVNADWKYQVRAVDSHGTPVTVEVVGASTPAGVTISGAAPEQMVRWAPSNTGMHRITLLARDGNGKTQTQQFLLGVNDDGKLPPDPKTRATPLPPNVLTSFKDSTKFLYDDTDPIQKDVAAGTIDPIRAAVLRGRILDKNGNPLAGATIKIQGHPEYGYTQTRVDGWFDMAVNGGGWLTVHVEKTGYLSAQRKVNTPWRDWAFADDVVLIPFDNQYSQIDLTRNELQTYWGGENTDYRGARRTTIVFPAGTKAVAEMADGSTQNLEQLTVRVSEYTIGENGPQTMPGELPTTVGYTWAANFSADEAQALGAKHVRFNQPVHTYTNNFIQAPVGTAVPAGWYDFERTAWIGSDNGRVVQILSIEAGQAVLRITEADRAATSAELAQLGITADELKALAQMYPVGTQLWRTPMTHFTPWDCNWPWGPPPDAPPPPDDEPPSDGPPPTTPPDDNPPDPDNPDNEEPPPGLEEDIECGCDIYVKQRAVGQSIALRGTPFDLYYRSDKRLDIGQPVVAPTKIRTRIKSAAWVPNSALRYAQTDFSFAGRRIVRARSAAEFASTPQFDESSWDGKDIYGRRVTGGVATLRSLVKYGYAAVYYSSPADFARAFDTAKSASSVSFSRGGGQDPTIEIQSTRAAKSIKAPPENSFDVSQANMGGWSLRGLRLYDPDKQILHEAGGQLQAASKMAVAVQSVSDTKLPYSSQLRLLSDGGILMSEGHRVLMQHDLNNASSPPSVFAGQSEAGYSGDGGPAIDAKFNSVGATAEAADGSIYIADIGNRRLRRVSPNGIINTIAGNGGSDVSLPLGVPVRAVDAAITVRSMAPLPDMSVLLTTGLGELARLTPSGMLIRLDVSGPAKVVGSTNGQAWVLVTANPSINVYRYTQAGALEYVAVLPSYLNAASGPASNLLMQMDDEISTLDPNGKIRLISKRDASSGNFFSNMIGFNQDLGVMGMDYQGRIGRLSAGMPYLDQGVYRVGKPDGKGYEIFEADGRPVTYNSAFTGEALATYQYNAQGYLTSVTDGFGNVATWQRDSNDRATKVIGTDGQETLLAYNSQGQLASVTEPGGATHKMVYNGQGLLTEYHDPSGGVDRYSYDGTGKLVSNNAPDGSGWRLTRDNKTNTITATTAEGRSKSVKQLAQGSTIEKTSIGFDGGQTSYRDNLITGASVRNLPNGTSIDGSSYPDYQFGSVASMPSYTLKNGNLLNSFSERRAGIWGDRNFKNWISTSTQNNISWVTRFENQSYGPRLTSISPAGDRTFADLNELMQPVRVTVPFGADFNLEYNQKGLLQEINTYAYNEPTRTTKWQYHPYGSNGGGQVSQMTNALGQTTLYSYDAAGRASRVTLPDGRSAVYNYDAMGNLTQLVTPSGSSHRFGYTAAQQLANYNAPDTSTTWTYNRDRQPTQIRRPGGQTITFGYDAAARLSTIGSDAGSTAVQYDTVGQLASQEANGTRLTYLRTDSVVTGFEWSGGLNASYSTSVDSYGRPNKISLSAGTAAPITVPVIYDTANRIKTMGPLSIVHASEKNQVAGGYIGNYASSFDYNAFGEVVGMSYTGNAPSSPEDDATRVLLLQKIRSLSGELLAEISRRDTCRLRGWPILTSFYGGEVWEWVWTYDTPGLDAPKRNELISTYGAAQPRNPDYCLEVVRSQLADIEAQASSSSPNYSWASGAKDQTIALRTTTASGAVAVSALGNNRPDAGVITDSSSYNTAAVTGLYAEVLQLLDDLQQANYRYAFPAKFSYERDLLGRIAKQQERVLGAARAHSYVYDSAGRLITHTAEEGGSGTTSTAWGYDANGNRTHENGTLIATYDSEDRLQTWKGNTYQYNAAGDLQAKTTAAGATSYQYDSLGNLRSVGLPGGVNIAYVIDPQNRRIGKQKNGVMQYGLIYQNQLRPIAQTGPDGTIRSVFLYGERSNAPSGMLKDGKTYRIISDHLGSVRVVIDTATGEVKQQLSYDIWGNVTEDTNPNFQPFGFAGGLYDPDTGLTRFGARDYDAETGRWTAKDPILFEGGDTNLYGYVLQDPVNYIDPEGLQSDARPRRPGWPEWAQPKQPNRNCATAECAAGLLPAPSENRSQKEVEYGQCKLICTIVLSPPVAACNAIAGGGVIGTGLGIYVKKEICSSICK; translated from the coding sequence ATGCCCCAAGGCCAGACCACCCCTATCAGCGCCATTCTTGATTGGATTGGCCAAAGAAGCGAACGATTCATTCGCCTATGGGTTTTGCAGCTTCTGGCGATTGCCATTGCGCTCTATGCATGCTTTCCCTCCACTACTTTTGCACAAACCATCGGAAGCCAGCGCTACACCTTGTATATCGATACGGATGGTGGCGCAAATAGTGGCACTACCGGCTGCTCTGCCACGGTTCAAGATGCCTCGGGCTCGCAAAGCCTCTCCGGCATTGACTACCAGGTCCATATCGACACCACCCAGGACGCTGCGGGCGCAACCGTCAACGCGGTTACCCTTGCCTCCTGCAGCAACAATGCCTGGGGCAGCCCCGCTCCGGTAGAGTCCGGCGCCCGCAAGCTCCCCAGCACAACAGCTGCAGGAAAAGTCACCGAGCACATTGAAGCGGCCATTCCCATGGCGCAACTGGGCGTCAAGCCAGGCCAGTACCTGACGCTCAACGTGGGTGCCTCGGGCGATTACCTCATCAGCCCTGTGAGCGGGCAGGGGAATGGCTCCATCGGTCTCACGGTACCAAACCCTCAAGCCAGCAGCGCCACACCAGTGCCACTGATGAGCGCAGCACTCATTGCGGCACTTGCCGCCGCCATGGCTGTGGCTGGGTGGTGGGGCATCAAAACAGGCCGCATCAAAGGCAACGCCGTTGTGGCGATCTGCACCATCGTGCTGGCATCTTCTGCCTTGGTCACCGGCGTTGTCAGCGCGGCCAATGCACTCTCCAAACTCAGCATCCACGACACCAGCATTGCGGACTGGGCCGGTATATCGGCACTCGCCACTGACTCCGAAGGTGACAATGTTCTCAACACCCCGGATCTGATGGCACTCTACGGCGTGATCAGCGATGGACAGCTGTTCATCCGAATTGACGCCAATGCAGGGCGCACGGATGGCGGCGGGCCCATAGTCTCCGGCAACCGTGACGTGTCTCCATTCGAGAAAGCCTCCGACCTGCCACGCTTTGTGAGCGTTCCCGGCTTGACCGCGCAAGTCAATGCTGACTGGAAGTACCAGGTGCGGGCTGTGGACAGCCACGGAACTCCCGTCACTGTTGAAGTTGTCGGTGCCAGTACCCCTGCGGGTGTCACGATCTCGGGGGCGGCGCCTGAACAAATGGTACGTTGGGCACCTTCCAACACAGGTATGCACCGCATTACCCTGCTTGCGCGAGACGGGAATGGCAAGACACAAACCCAGCAGTTTCTCTTGGGGGTCAATGACGACGGCAAGCTTCCGCCAGACCCCAAGACACGCGCCACGCCACTTCCGCCCAATGTGCTGACGTCTTTTAAAGACAGCACCAAATTCCTCTATGACGATACAGACCCCATTCAAAAGGACGTCGCTGCAGGAACCATAGACCCCATCCGGGCAGCGGTCCTGCGCGGCAGAATATTGGACAAGAATGGCAACCCACTGGCAGGGGCGACCATCAAAATCCAGGGCCATCCAGAGTACGGCTACACGCAAACCCGCGTTGATGGCTGGTTTGACATGGCTGTCAATGGTGGTGGCTGGCTCACTGTGCATGTTGAAAAGACGGGCTATCTCTCTGCACAGCGCAAAGTGAACACGCCGTGGCGCGATTGGGCCTTTGCCGATGATGTGGTGCTTATCCCCTTTGATAACCAGTACAGCCAGATTGACCTCACCCGTAACGAGCTGCAGACCTATTGGGGAGGGGAGAACACGGACTACCGAGGCGCACGTCGCACGACCATCGTCTTTCCCGCTGGCACCAAGGCCGTGGCAGAAATGGCGGATGGCTCAACCCAGAATCTGGAGCAGCTCACTGTCCGCGTTTCCGAATACACCATTGGTGAAAACGGCCCGCAAACCATGCCAGGGGAATTGCCCACCACCGTGGGCTACACCTGGGCAGCCAACTTCTCGGCAGATGAGGCACAGGCGCTTGGTGCCAAGCATGTCCGCTTCAACCAACCAGTCCATACATACACCAATAACTTCATTCAAGCCCCTGTCGGTACAGCGGTTCCGGCGGGCTGGTATGACTTTGAGCGTACGGCGTGGATTGGCTCGGATAACGGACGTGTAGTTCAAATTCTGTCCATCGAGGCAGGCCAGGCAGTACTTCGAATCACCGAGGCTGATCGTGCCGCCACCAGCGCAGAACTTGCGCAGCTTGGCATTACTGCTGACGAGCTGAAAGCGCTTGCGCAAATGTATCCAGTGGGCACGCAGTTGTGGCGTACTCCCATGACACATTTCACGCCATGGGATTGCAACTGGCCCTGGGGCCCTCCACCTGATGCGCCACCTCCGCCTGATGACGAGCCTCCAAGTGATGGTCCTCCGCCCACCACGCCGCCCGATGACAATCCGCCAGATCCGGACAATCCGGACAATGAAGAGCCTCCGCCTGGATTGGAGGAAGACATTGAATGCGGATGCGACATCTATGTAAAGCAGCGTGCGGTGGGGCAATCCATTGCCTTGCGCGGAACACCTTTTGATCTTTATTATCGGAGTGACAAGCGCCTTGACATTGGGCAACCCGTTGTTGCTCCAACCAAGATTAGAACGCGCATTAAATCGGCTGCGTGGGTGCCGAATTCTGCGTTGCGCTATGCACAGACGGATTTTTCTTTTGCGGGCCGCAGGATCGTCAGAGCGAGGAGTGCTGCGGAGTTTGCCTCTACCCCACAGTTTGACGAAAGCAGTTGGGATGGAAAAGATATATATGGTCGTCGAGTTACCGGCGGGGTAGCTACTCTACGGTCCTTGGTGAAATATGGTTATGCGGCGGTGTACTACAGCAGTCCTGCAGACTTCGCTCGCGCATTTGATACTGCTAAATCTGCATCTAGTGTTTCGTTCTCTCGAGGAGGCGGACAAGATCCGACCATTGAGATCCAGAGCACCAGGGCAGCGAAATCGATCAAGGCGCCTCCTGAAAATAGTTTTGATGTATCTCAGGCAAACATGGGAGGCTGGTCTTTGCGAGGACTGCGGCTGTACGACCCAGACAAGCAGATACTGCATGAAGCTGGGGGGCAGTTGCAGGCTGCATCCAAGATGGCTGTAGCTGTTCAGTCGGTATCGGATACCAAATTACCCTATAGCTCGCAGCTGAGGCTGTTGAGTGATGGAGGCATTCTGATGTCAGAAGGGCATCGGGTATTGATGCAGCACGATTTGAACAATGCATCATCGCCGCCCAGTGTATTCGCGGGGCAGAGCGAGGCAGGATACTCTGGCGATGGGGGGCCTGCTATTGATGCCAAATTCAACTCCGTTGGCGCGACCGCTGAGGCAGCGGACGGCAGCATTTACATTGCAGATATTGGCAATCGTCGGTTGCGACGCGTTTCACCAAACGGAATCATCAACACCATTGCGGGTAATGGAGGCAGTGATGTCAGCCTACCATTGGGTGTACCTGTGCGGGCAGTGGACGCGGCGATCACAGTCCGGTCCATGGCTCCACTGCCAGATATGAGTGTGCTGCTGACAACCGGATTGGGTGAACTCGCGCGGCTGACACCTAGCGGGATGTTGATTCGCCTGGATGTGTCGGGTCCTGCCAAGGTTGTTGGATCAACCAATGGGCAAGCATGGGTCTTGGTAACAGCTAACCCGAGTATCAATGTCTATCGATATACCCAAGCGGGGGCACTGGAGTATGTGGCCGTACTCCCTTCATATCTGAATGCAGCATCTGGACCGGCTTCCAATTTGCTCATGCAGATGGATGACGAAATCTCAACTCTTGATCCAAACGGGAAAATCCGCCTCATCTCCAAAAGAGATGCTTCTAGCGGCAATTTTTTCTCAAATATGATTGGCTTCAATCAGGATTTGGGCGTAATGGGTATGGACTACCAAGGGCGAATTGGAAGGCTCTCTGCGGGAATGCCATATTTGGACCAGGGAGTGTATCGCGTTGGTAAGCCAGATGGTAAAGGTTATGAGATTTTTGAAGCCGATGGACGTCCAGTAACTTATAACAGTGCGTTTACTGGAGAGGCTTTGGCGACATATCAATATAACGCTCAGGGCTATCTGACATCTGTCACTGATGGTTTTGGCAATGTAGCCACTTGGCAGCGCGACAGCAATGATCGTGCGACCAAAGTCATCGGCACGGATGGGCAAGAAACGCTATTGGCATACAACAGCCAAGGGCAGTTGGCGAGCGTCACGGAGCCTGGGGGCGCTACCCATAAGATGGTCTATAACGGCCAAGGATTGCTGACTGAGTATCACGATCCATCGGGCGGGGTAGATCGATACAGCTACGATGGCACTGGAAAATTGGTTTCCAATAATGCGCCAGATGGTAGCGGATGGCGGCTTACGCGCGACAATAAGACCAACACCATTACTGCAACCACGGCAGAGGGTAGAAGCAAGTCTGTCAAGCAGCTGGCTCAAGGCAGTACGATAGAAAAAACTTCCATTGGATTTGATGGAGGACAGACCTCATATAGGGATAATCTCATTACTGGGGCCTCTGTTAGAAACCTTCCCAATGGAACATCTATTGATGGAAGCAGTTACCCAGACTACCAGTTTGGCTCAGTGGCTTCGATGCCTAGTTACACCCTTAAAAATGGAAACCTGCTTAACAGTTTTTCAGAGCGGCGCGCAGGAATATGGGGTGACCGCAATTTCAAGAATTGGATCTCAACCAGCACACAGAATAATATTTCGTGGGTGACTCGATTTGAAAATCAGAGTTACGGCCCTAGATTAACCTCCATCAGCCCCGCAGGCGATCGCACCTTTGCAGATTTAAACGAATTGATGCAGCCAGTTCGCGTAACAGTCCCATTTGGTGCCGATTTCAATCTTGAATATAACCAGAAGGGGCTGCTGCAGGAAATCAACACCTACGCCTATAACGAGCCCACCCGTACCACCAAATGGCAATACCACCCCTATGGTAGTAACGGCGGAGGCCAGGTATCGCAAATGACCAATGCCTTGGGCCAAACCACGCTGTACAGCTACGATGCAGCAGGCCGGGCAAGCCGGGTCACACTGCCTGATGGCCGTAGCGCCGTGTATAACTACGACGCCATGGGCAATTTGACACAGCTGGTCACCCCTTCGGGCTCCAGCCACCGCTTTGGTTATACGGCAGCTCAGCAACTGGCCAACTACAACGCCCCTGATACCAGCACCACCTGGACATACAACCGCGATAGGCAGCCCACGCAAATCCGCAGGCCAGGCGGCCAAACCATTACCTTTGGGTATGACGCCGCTGCGCGGTTGTCCACCATCGGCAGTGATGCTGGCTCTACCGCCGTTCAATACGACACAGTGGGTCAATTGGCCAGTCAGGAGGCGAATGGGACACGCCTGACCTACCTGCGTACCGATTCGGTTGTGACCGGCTTTGAGTGGAGCGGCGGCCTCAATGCGAGCTACTCGACCAGCGTAGATAGCTACGGCAGGCCTAACAAGATCAGCCTGAGCGCGGGAACTGCGGCGCCTATCACGGTGCCAGTCATTTATGACACGGCAAACCGAATCAAGACAATGGGTCCCTTGTCTATCGTGCATGCCAGCGAAAAAAACCAGGTAGCAGGGGGCTATATAGGCAACTACGCTAGCAGCTTCGACTACAACGCGTTCGGTGAAGTTGTGGGCATGAGCTACACCGGCAATGCGCCCTCCAGCCCCGAAGACGATGCTACCCGCGTATTGCTGCTGCAAAAAATACGCAGCCTCTCTGGCGAATTGCTGGCAGAAATCTCCCGGCGTGATACTTGCCGTCTGCGTGGCTGGCCGATCCTTACCTCCTTCTATGGAGGAGAGGTGTGGGAATGGGTCTGGACCTATGACACCCCAGGGCTTGATGCCCCCAAGCGCAATGAGTTGATCTCCACCTATGGCGCGGCGCAACCCCGCAACCCTGATTACTGTCTGGAGGTGGTTCGCAGTCAACTTGCCGATATTGAGGCGCAAGCATCGAGTAGCAGTCCTAACTACAGTTGGGCAAGCGGCGCCAAAGACCAAACCATTGCGCTGCGCACGACGACAGCATCAGGGGCGGTAGCAGTATCTGCACTTGGCAACAATCGCCCAGATGCAGGTGTAATTACTGATAGCAGCAGCTACAACACTGCGGCGGTCACGGGTCTGTATGCTGAAGTGCTACAGCTGCTTGATGACCTCCAGCAAGCCAACTACCGCTATGCCTTCCCTGCCAAATTCAGCTACGAGCGGGATCTGTTGGGCCGCATTGCCAAGCAGCAAGAACGTGTTCTTGGTGCTGCACGCGCGCATAGCTATGTGTACGACAGCGCAGGGCGCCTTATCACCCACACCGCAGAAGAAGGCGGTAGCGGCACAACCTCCACTGCGTGGGGCTATGACGCCAATGGCAATCGCACCCATGAAAACGGCACCCTCATCGCCACCTACGACAGCGAAGACCGGCTGCAAACCTGGAAGGGCAACACCTACCAGTACAACGCAGCAGGTGATCTGCAGGCCAAGACCACGGCAGCAGGAGCAACGAGCTACCAATACGACAGCCTGGGCAATCTTCGCAGTGTGGGCCTGCCTGGCGGAGTCAATATTGCCTATGTGATCGATCCGCAAAACCGCCGCATCGGCAAGCAAAAGAACGGTGTCATGCAATATGGGCTGATCTACCAAAACCAGCTCAGGCCTATTGCGCAGACAGGGCCGGATGGCACCATTCGCAGCGTGTTTCTATATGGGGAGAGATCGAATGCCCCATCGGGCATGCTCAAGGATGGCAAAACCTACCGGATCATCTCCGATCACCTGGGCAGCGTGCGTGTGGTCATCGACACCGCAACAGGTGAAGTCAAGCAGCAGTTGAGCTATGACATCTGGGGCAATGTGACGGAAGACACCAACCCCAACTTCCAGCCCTTTGGGTTTGCTGGCGGGCTGTACGACCCAGATACGGGCCTGACGCGATTCGGGGCTCGGGATTATGACGCGGAGACGGGGAGATGGACTGCCAAGGATCCGATCCTATTCGAGGGTGGGGATACGAATCTCTATGGTTATGTTTTGCAAGATCCAGTGAATTACATTGATCCTGAAGGACTGCAAAGCGATGCTCGTCCGAGAAGGCCGGGTTGGCCTGAGTGGGCACAACCTAAACAGCCGAACAGAAACTGTGCTACAGCGGAATGTGCTGCGGGTTTACTACCAGCACCAAGTGAAAATAGAAGCCAAAAAGAAGTTGAGTATGGTCAGTGCAAGCTTATTTGCACAATCGTATTATCTCCTCCTGTTGCTGCATGTAATGCAATAGCGGGCGGTGGGGTAATTGGAACTGGCTTGGGAATATATGTGAAAAAAGAGATTTGTTCATCAATATGCAAATGA
- a CDS encoding transglycosylase domain-containing protein: protein MPLFSALKNTAIRVAHALAPQAARLRAWVASRSRKQWLMAVLALPVALLLYVLLLIPLTPSISDIQKAKVEAPTQLMSADGKVLAQYKRSNREWVALKDISPNVINALISTEDHRFYEHGGLDWRRTFGSVIHTAMGRPQGGSTITQQLARNMFPEEIGRARSLNRKLKEAVTAYKIESAYTKDEILETYLNTVPFLYNAFGIEMAARTYFDKPASKLSVIEAATLVGMLKGTSYYNPVSNPERAVSRRNTVLAQMHKHDKLGDKEFEALKKRPIQLDFERQDEAVGMAPHFAQALRKWLIDWADANDYNLYADGLVVQTTIDSRIQQWANQAVARHGRQLQVTANGLWSPRAAFSAKNPLVQSFVRESKAYRQAVEGGEDKDEALKRLLADADFMADLRQDKVRVQAGFMAMDPRNAHVLAWVGSRDFAIDPFDHVSQARRQPGSTFKPFVYGAALLNGAVPSDQLMDEAVDIALPGGQHWRPTDGGPPSNQPMTLADGLAYSKNTITAQVMAKVGPAKVAKLARALGVRDSKLDEVMSLALGTSPVTLQEMVTSYATLANGGGYRAPVMVTRITNREGKVLAEFEPQPTELALDSGVTYALVDMMRGVISKGTGRGVARYSVTGDWAGKTGTTQDNADGWFMLMHSDLVAGAWVGFNDSRVTLNDYWGQGAHSALPIVADIAAAAQRTKLVDAAARFEQPAENNTFVQRLRSWMLGFGTSKEPVDPFEQPPAVQGPANNGGDHRPPVVDDPEARPIGTPAQPDYGTRGPSGEGDYPAFNGEVVQPQAPRPNDPVRPQPGVVVPGPGAAGGNDGAQAAPAPSLGGTAPAPRGNPPPIERGVVVSPVNSGVPAQQPSAGGDVVWRRATPASAQPLPQSQTGEAGISAGEVVR from the coding sequence ATGCCTCTTTTTTCCGCACTCAAAAATACGGCCATCCGCGTGGCCCATGCCCTTGCCCCCCAAGCTGCCCGCTTGCGCGCCTGGGTGGCTTCCCGCAGCAGGAAGCAATGGCTGATGGCCGTACTGGCCCTGCCGGTGGCCTTGCTGCTGTACGTGCTGCTCCTGATACCGCTGACGCCGTCGATCAGCGATATCCAAAAAGCCAAGGTGGAGGCGCCCACGCAGCTGATGTCGGCGGACGGGAAGGTGCTGGCGCAGTACAAGCGGTCCAACCGCGAATGGGTGGCGCTCAAGGACATTTCGCCCAACGTCATCAACGCGCTCATCTCTACCGAAGACCACCGTTTCTATGAGCACGGGGGACTGGACTGGCGCCGCACCTTCGGCTCGGTCATCCACACGGCCATGGGGCGGCCACAGGGCGGATCGACGATCACCCAGCAGCTGGCGCGCAATATGTTCCCTGAAGAAATCGGCCGTGCGCGTTCGCTCAATCGCAAGCTCAAGGAGGCGGTGACCGCCTACAAGATCGAATCGGCCTACACCAAGGACGAGATCCTGGAGACCTACCTGAACACCGTACCGTTTCTCTACAACGCGTTTGGCATCGAGATGGCGGCCCGCACGTACTTTGACAAGCCGGCCAGCAAGCTCAGCGTGATCGAGGCCGCCACTCTGGTGGGCATGCTCAAGGGCACCAGCTACTACAACCCGGTCAGCAACCCCGAGCGCGCCGTATCGCGCCGCAACACCGTGCTGGCGCAGATGCACAAGCACGACAAGCTGGGCGACAAGGAATTCGAGGCGCTGAAAAAGCGCCCCATTCAGCTCGACTTCGAGCGCCAGGACGAAGCCGTTGGCATGGCGCCGCACTTTGCCCAGGCGCTGCGCAAATGGCTCATCGACTGGGCCGACGCCAACGACTACAACCTCTATGCCGACGGCCTGGTGGTGCAGACCACCATCGACTCGCGCATCCAGCAATGGGCCAACCAGGCTGTTGCGCGCCATGGCCGCCAGTTGCAGGTGACTGCCAACGGGCTGTGGAGCCCGCGCGCGGCCTTTTCGGCCAAGAACCCGCTGGTGCAAAGCTTTGTGCGCGAAAGCAAGGCCTACCGCCAGGCGGTGGAGGGCGGCGAAGACAAGGACGAGGCCTTGAAGCGCCTGCTGGCCGACGCCGACTTCATGGCCGACCTGCGCCAGGACAAGGTGCGCGTGCAGGCCGGTTTCATGGCCATGGACCCGCGCAACGCCCATGTGCTGGCCTGGGTGGGCAGCCGCGACTTTGCCATCGACCCGTTTGACCATGTCTCCCAGGCGCGCCGCCAGCCCGGCTCCACCTTCAAGCCCTTTGTGTATGGCGCGGCCTTGCTCAACGGCGCCGTGCCCAGCGACCAATTGATGGACGAAGCGGTGGACATTGCCTTGCCTGGCGGCCAGCACTGGCGCCCCACCGACGGCGGCCCGCCTTCGAACCAGCCGATGACGCTGGCCGATGGCCTGGCCTACTCCAAGAACACCATCACCGCGCAGGTGATGGCCAAGGTCGGCCCCGCCAAGGTAGCCAAACTGGCCCGCGCGCTGGGCGTGCGCGACAGCAAGCTTGACGAGGTGATGTCGCTGGCGCTGGGCACCAGCCCCGTGACCCTGCAGGAAATGGTGACCAGCTATGCCACGCTGGCCAACGGCGGCGGTTACCGGGCCCCCGTCATGGTTACCCGCATCACCAACCGCGAAGGCAAGGTGCTGGCCGAGTTCGAGCCACAGCCGACCGAGCTGGCACTTGACAGCGGTGTGACCTATGCGCTGGTGGACATGATGCGCGGCGTCATCAGCAAAGGCACTGGCAGAGGCGTGGCGCGCTACAGTGTAACAGGCGACTGGGCTGGCAAGACCGGCACCACACAGGACAACGCCGATGGCTGGTTCATGCTCATGCATTCCGACCTCGTGGCCGGGGCCTGGGTCGGCTTCAACGACAGCCGCGTCACCTTGAACGACTACTGGGGCCAAGGCGCGCACAGCGCACTGCCCATCGTGGCCGACATTGCCGCTGCCGCGCAGCGAACCAAACTGGTCGATGCCGCAGCCCGCTTTGAGCAGCCAGCCGAGAACAACACCTTTGTACAGCGCCTGCGCAGCTGGATGCTGGGCTTTGGCACCAGCAAGGAGCCGGTGGACCCCTTCGAGCAGCCTCCCGCCGTGCAAGGCCCTGCAAACAACGGTGGCGACCACCGCCCGCCTGTGGTGGACGACCCGGAAGCGCGCCCTATTGGCACGCCTGCCCAGCCCGACTACGGCACTCGGGGCCCCAGCGGCGAAGGCGATTACCCCGCCTTCAATGGCGAAGTGGTGCAGCCCCAGGCTCCGCGCCCCAATGACCCGGTACGCCCCCAGCCGGGCGTGGTGGTACCCGGGCCGGGTGCAGCGGGCGGCAATGACGGCGCACAGGCGGCTCCCGCGCCCTCGCTCGGCGGCACGGCCCCTGCCCCGCGCGGCAACCCGCCGCCCATCGAGCGCGGCGTGGTCGTGTCTCCCGTCAACTCCGGGGTGCCCGCGCAGCAGCCTTCGGCAGGCGGCGATGTGGTGTGGCGCCGCGCTACGCCCGCGTCGGCACAACCGCTTCCCCAGTCCCAGACGGGCGAGGCCGGTATTTCTGCGGGCGAAGTGGTTCGCTAG
- a CDS encoding siderophore-interacting protein, with the protein MTLQLSLPPPPSAELLAARAPQRVRHDIQLRRTTVQSVRRITPHMLRITLQGSDLAGFASQGFDDHVKLLFPDASGQLQVPPMESDGLPPALRASMRDYTPHSYDADAQQLSIDFAVHEAGPATAWALQASPGQQLGIAGPRGSFIIPAAFDGHLLIGDDTALPAIARRLQELPAGTRVVAVVEVDSAADEQDLPSAAQAQIHWVHRNGRPAGDAEGILQALSQLNAPAGDYYCWVALESTAAKTLRHALVTQYGAHPKWTKAAAYWKRGSQGVHEVIEE; encoded by the coding sequence ATGACCTTGCAACTGAGCCTGCCTCCCCCGCCTTCTGCCGAGCTGCTGGCTGCCCGTGCGCCGCAGCGCGTGCGCCATGACATTCAACTGCGCCGCACCACGGTTCAATCCGTTCGTCGCATCACGCCACACATGCTGCGCATCACCCTCCAGGGCAGCGATCTGGCCGGGTTTGCCAGCCAGGGCTTTGACGACCACGTGAAGCTGCTTTTTCCCGATGCCAGCGGCCAGTTGCAGGTGCCGCCCATGGAATCCGACGGCCTGCCCCCGGCGTTGCGCGCCTCGATGCGCGATTACACGCCGCACTCGTATGACGCGGATGCCCAGCAGCTGTCCATCGACTTTGCCGTGCACGAGGCAGGCCCCGCCACTGCGTGGGCGCTGCAGGCCAGCCCTGGCCAGCAGTTGGGCATTGCCGGGCCGCGCGGCTCCTTCATCATTCCGGCTGCGTTTGACGGCCACCTGCTGATTGGCGACGACACCGCCCTGCCCGCCATTGCCCGCCGCCTGCAGGAGCTGCCCGCAGGCACGCGCGTGGTTGCGGTGGTGGAAGTGGACAGCGCCGCCGACGAGCAGGACCTGCCCAGTGCGGCCCAGGCGCAGATTCACTGGGTACACCGCAATGGCCGCCCTGCGGGCGACGCGGAAGGCATTTTGCAAGCCCTGTCGCAGCTGAATGCACCTGCAGGCGACTATTACTGCTGGGTGGCACTGGAGTCCACGGCTGCCAAGACGCTGCGCCACGCGCTCGTCACCCAGTACGGTGCCCACCCCAAATGGACCAAGGCGGCCGCCTACTGGAAGCGCGGCAGCCAGGGTGTGCATGAGGTGATCGAGGAATAA